From Salvia splendens isolate huo1 chromosome 3, SspV2, whole genome shotgun sequence, a single genomic window includes:
- the LOC121796756 gene encoding uncharacterized protein LOC121796756: MARGSSSNNNANVIQSSPMEDNSSPYYLHPSDNPSLQLVPHVLTRSNYIHWSRSVNTALLAKNKIAFVNGALRRPYDDDLLFPAWLRCNSMVVSWLRNSISPQICSSIMYLDDAHEIWSDLRIRFSQLDSARAYQLKQRIMSLNQGKDDVNAYFTNLRIVWDEYKYFQPVAWCICATCRCNSALKWHVYQEQECTMQFLIGLNPIFSQIRSTILSMVPIPPLSKVFSLVLQEERQQTIDGYSSIISPSMSFGKGKSKFGAGGKEIKSVNFVEDCIEDSCDKSAFSPSMSMPSQEQCQQLINSLQSQLAAAATFTPSTPTPSTSAAPNMPLSPHNVPFTAPVTHIGTVHLTSSITLYFVLYAASQEIVIGRGIGLGNLYTLDVSSDSKNIEGYVIPSSFTSSIDVSYANSVASIDVWHKRLGHVSFGKLKSMSDILNFPNKTPSLCDICPLAKQKHLPFSKSDSNATNCFDLIHYDV, encoded by the exons ATGGCGCGTGGTAGTAGTTCGAATAACAACGCAAATGTGATTCAATCTTCTCCTATGGAGGACAATTCCAGTCCCTACTATCTTCATCCCAGCGACAATCCGAGCTTGCAGCTAGTTCCTCACGTGCTCACTAGATCTAACTACATTCATTGGAGTCGATCGGTTAACACTGCACTTTTGGCGAAGAATAAGATCGCCTTTGTCAATGGAGCTCTTCGTCGACCATATGATGATGATCTGCTATTTCCAGCCTGGTTGCGATGCAATAGCATGGTTGTATCATGGCTCAgaaactcaatttctcctcagatcTGCTCCAGCATAATGTACCTTGATGATGCTCATGAGATCTGGTCAGATTTACGCATTCGCTTCTCTCAGCTTGACTCTGCTCGAGCCTATCAATTGAAGCAACGCATCATGTCTCTGAATCAAGGAAAAGATGATGTCAATGCCTACTTCACCAATCTTCGAATCGTTTGGGATGAATACAAGTACTTTCAACCAGTTGCTTGGTGCATTTGTGCAACCTGCAGATGCAATAGTGCCTTAAAATGGCATGTGTATCAGGAACAAGAGTGCACAATGCAGTTTCTGATAGGATTAAATCCTATTTTCTCTCAGATCCGATCTACTATCCTCTCTATGGTTCCAATTCCCCCTCTATCAAAAGTTTTCTCACTTGTTTTGCAGGAGGAAAGACAACAAACTATTGATGGCTATTCTTCAATTATATCTCCTTCTATGA GTTTTGGCAAAGGAAAAAGCAAATTTGGTGCTGGTGGCAAGGAGATCAAGTCTGTTAATTTTGTGGAGGATTGCATTGAAGATTCATGTGATAAATCTGCCTTCTCTCCATCAATGAGCATGCCTTCTCAGGAGCAATGTCAGCAGCTCATAAACTCGCTTCAGTCTCAACTTGCTGCTGCTGCCACCTTCACTCCATCCACTCCAACTCCCTCCACCTCTGCCGCACCAAATATGCCTTTATCTCCTCATAATGTTCCTTTCACAG CTCCTGTTACACATATTGGAACTGTGCACCTAACTTCCTCAATCACTCTTTACTTTGTCCTATAT GCAGCTTCTCAGGAAATTGTGATTGGGAGGGGTATCGGATTGGGAAATTTGTACACACTTGATGTTTCTTCTGATTCCAAGAATATAGAAGGTTATGTCATTCCTTCTTCTTTTACTTCATCTATTGATGTTTCTTACGCAAATTCTGTTGCTAGCATAGATGTTTGGCATAAAAGGTTGGGGCATGTATCCTTTGGGAAACTGAAATCCATGTCTGATATTCTCAATTTTCCAAATAAAACTCCTTCATTGTGTGACATTTGTCCTCTTGCCAAACAAAAACATCTACCTTTCTCAAAATCTGATTCTAATGCCACCAACTGTTTTGATCTCATACACTATGATGTCTAG